The Oxyura jamaicensis isolate SHBP4307 breed ruddy duck chromosome Z, BPBGC_Ojam_1.0, whole genome shotgun sequence genome window below encodes:
- the ZNF532 gene encoding zinc finger protein 532 isoform X3, whose translation MTMGDMKTPDFDDLLAAFDIPDMVDPKAAIESGHDDHESHIKQNAHTDEDSHAPSSSDVGVSVIVKNVRTIDSSEGVDKDGHHSTGNGLHNGFLTSSALDSYSKDEGKSFKDDGSASETTLKDSAFNQFSPISSAEEFDDDEKIEVDDPPDKEEMRANFRANVLTGSVSQQEYDKLKALGGENLIKSGIPISSSIDKSKVAKRETETNSVNLSVYEPFKARKAEDKLLKDNSEKLIENRVLDGKLSTEKSETSLASISQSKAKSSAKLSSCIAAIAALSAKKAATDTSKDLQSNSGESSPLPKDMSESPRAMEKSPESQSLIDGAKKPSIKPPDSPRSVSSENSSKGSPSSPAGSTPAIPKVRIKTIKTSSGEIKRTVTRVLPEVDLDSCKKTEQSASMVTSMTSLLSSPTSAVLSSPPRAPLQSAVVTNAVASAELAPKQVTIKPVATAFLPVSAVKTAGSQVINLKLANNTTVKATVISAASVQSASSAIIKAANAIQQQTVVVPASSLASAKLVPKTVHLANLNLLPQGAQTTSELRQVLTKPQQQIKQAIISAAASQPSKKVSRVQVVSSLQSSVVEAFNKVLSSVNPVPVYIPNLSPPANAGITLPTRGYKCLECGDSFALEKSLTQHYDRRSVRIEVTCNHCTKNLVFYNKCSLLSHARGHKEKGVVMQCSHLILKPVPADQMIASPSSNTATSMLQSPVGVGTHAVTKIQSGITGTVISAPASTPIIPAMPLDEDPSKLCRHGLKCLECNEVFQDETSLATHFQQAADTSGQKTCNICQMLLPNQCSFASHQRIHQHKSPYTCPECGAICRSVHFQTHVTKNCLHYTRRVGFRCVHCNVVYSDVAALKSHIQGSHCEVFYKCPICPMAFKSAPSTHSHAYTQHPGIKIGEPKIIYKCSMCDTVFTLQPLLYRHFDQHIENQKVSVFKCPDCSLLYAQKQLMMDHIKSMHGTLKSVEGPPNLGINLPLSTKPTNQNSTSHNKEDTKSVNGTEKLEKKSPSPIKKGEPKKVTSRGWTCWECDRFFTQRDVYISHMRKEHGKQMKKHPCRQCDKSFSSSHSLCRHNRIKHKGIRKVYTCSHCPDSRRTFTKRLMLEKHIQLMHGIKDPDVKEMTESTNMEEREVKEDTKVPSPKRKLEEPILEFRPPRGAITQPLKKLKINVFKVHKCAVCGFTTENLLQFHEHIPQHKSDGSSYQCRECGLCYTSHVSLSRHLFIVHKLKEPQPVSKQNGSGEDNQQENKPNHEDESSDSTVSDRRCKVCAKTFETEAALNTHMRTHGMAFIKSKRMSSAEK comes from the exons ATGACCATGGGGGATATGAAGACCCCAGATTTTGACGACCTTCTTGCAGCCTTTGACATACCAGACATGGTTGACCCAAAAGCAGCTATTGAATCTGGACATGATGACCATGAAAGccacataaaacaaaatgctcatACAGATGAAGATTCTCATGCACCATCATCATCTGATGTTGGTGTGAGTGTCATTGTGAAAAATGTACGTACAATTGATTCTTCTGAAGGAGTGGACAAGGATGGCCACCATTCCACAGGCAATGGCTTGCATAATGGCTTTCTAACATCATCAGCTCTCGATAGTTACAGTAAAGATGAAGGGAAGTCATTTAAAGATGATGGGTCAGCTTCTGAGACCACATTGAAGGATTCAGCTTTCAATCAGTTTAGCCCAATTTCAAGTGCTGAAGAATTTGATGATGATGAAAAAATTGAGGTGGATGACCCTCCAGATAAAGAAGAGATGCGTGCAAATTTCAGGGCAAATGTCTTGACAGGATCTGTATCTCAGCAGGAATATGACAAACTAAAAGCACTTGGGGGGGAGAACTTGATTAAATCTGGTATCCCAATTTCAAGCAGTATCGATAAAAGTAAGGTTGCTAAACGAGAGACAGAGACAAACTCTGTGAATTTAAGTGTTTATGAGCCTTTCAAAGCTCGGAAAGCAGAGGACAAATTGCTAAAAGACAATTCTGAGAAGCTTATTGAAAACAGGGTACTTGATGGAAAACTGAGCacagaaaaaagtgaaacaagTCTTGCTAGCATTTCACAGTCCAAAGCAAAGTCATCAGCAAAGCTTTCTTCGTGCATTGCTGCGATTGCAGCACTGAGCGCTAAAAAGGCAGCTACAGATACCAGTAAGGATTTACAGTCTAATTCAGGAGAGTCTTCTCCATTACCTAAAGACATGAGCGAAAGTCCCCGGGCTATGGAAAAATCACCTGAATCTCAGAGTCTTATTGATGGTGCTAAAAAGCCATCTATTAAGCCACCAGATAGTCCCAGGAGTGTATCAAGTGAAAACAGTAGCAAAGGGTCTCCATCTTCTCCTGCAGGGTCAACACCAGCAATTCCTAAAGTTCGCATAAAAACCATCAAGACTTCCTCTGGGGAGATAAAGAGAACTGTTACTAGAGTGTTGCCAGAAGTTGATTTGGACTCTTGTAAAAAGACAGAACAGAGTGCTTCTATGGTAACTTCCATGACATCTCTCCTGTCCTCTCCAActtctgctgttctttcttctcctcctagAGCTCCTCTCCAGTCCGCAGTTGTCACCAATGCAGTTGCATCTGCAGAACTTGCACCAAAGCAGGTCACTATCAAACCTGTGGCTACTGCCTTTCTCCCAGTTTCAGCAGTTAAAACAGCAGGTTCACAAGTTATTAATTTGAAGCTTGCTAACAATACTACAGTGAAAGCCACTGTAATATCTGCGGCTTCAGTGCAGAGTGCCAGTAGCGCCATTATAAAAGCTGCCAATGCTATACAGCAGCAGACTGTTGTGGTGCCAGCATCAAGCCTTGCCAGTGCTAAACTTGTGCCAAAGACAGTCCATCTTGCCAACCTTAATCTTCTGCCTCAAGGTGCTCAAACCACCTCTGAACTCCGCCAAGTGCTAACAAAACCTCAGCAGCAAATAAAGCAGGCaataatttctgcagcagcctcacAGCCTTCTAAAAAGGTGTCTCGAGTCCAGGTGGTGTCATCTCTGCAGAGTTCTGTAGTGGAAGCATTCAACAAGGTGCTGAGTAGTGTCAATCCTGTCCCAGTTTACATCCCAAACCTTAGTCCCCCCGCCAATGCCGGAATAACGTTACCAACACGAGGTTACAAGTGTTTGGAGTGTGGCGACTCATTTGCTCTTGAGAAGAGCCTGACACAGCATTATGACAGGAGGAGCGTACGAATTGAAGTGACATGTAATCATTGTACAAAGAATTTAGTTTTCTACAACAAATGCAGTCTTCTTTCCCATGCTCGTGGACACAAGGAAAAAGGAGTTGTAATGCAGTGTTCCcatctgattttaaaaccaGTCCCAGCAGATCAAATGATAGCATCTCCTTCAAGCAATACTGCTACATCTATGCTTCAAAGCCCTGTGGGAGTTGGCACGCATGCTGTAACAAAGATACAGTCTGGCATAACGGGGACAGTAATATCAGCTCCAGCAAGTACTCCCATCATTCCAGCTATGCCACTAGACGAAGATCCATCAAAACTCTGTAGACATGGTCTAAAGTGTTTGGAGTGTAATGAAGTTTTCCAAGATGAGACATCTCTTGCTACACAtttccagcaggctgcagacaCAAGTGGACAA AAGACATGCAATATCTGCCAGATGCTGCTTCCTAACCAGTGCAGTTTTGCATCACACCAGAGAATTCATCAGCATAAATCTCCATACACGTGTCCTGAATGTGGAGCAATCTGCAGATCTGTCCACTTCCAGACTCATGTTACTAAGAACTGCCTGCATTATACCCGAAGAGTTGGTTTTCG CTGCGTGCATTGCAATGTTGTATACTCTGATGTGGCGGCACTCAAGTCTCATATTCAAGGTTCTCATTGTGAAGTCTTTTACAAATGTCCTATCTGTCCCATGGCATTTAAATCTGCTCCCAGCACACATTCCCATGCCTATACACAACACCCGGGTATCAAGATAGGCGAACCAAA AATAATATATAAATGCTCTATGTGTGACACTGTGTTTACTCTACAACCTTTGCTCTATCGCCACTTTGATCAGCATATTGAAAACCAGAAGGTGTCTGTTTTCAAGTGTCCAGACTGCTCTCTTCTGTATGCACAGAAGCAGCTTATGATGGATCACATCAAG tCAATGCATGGAACTTTGAAAAGTGTGGAAGGGCCACCAAACCTGGGGATAAATTTGCCTCTCAGTACGAAACCTACAAATCAGAACTCAACCAGTCACAACAAAGAGGACACAAAATCTGTCAACGGAACAGAAAAGTTAGAGAAGAAATCTCCTTCTCCTATAAAGAAGGGAGAGCCTAAAAAAGTCACTAGTCGTGGCTGGACATGTTGGGAATGTGATAggttcttcactcagagggatGTTTACATTTCCCACATGAGGAAAGAACATGGAAAG caaatgaagaaacacCCTTGTCGACAGTGTGACAAATCTTTCAGTTCATCCCATAGTTTATGTCGTCACAATCGTATCAAGCACAAAGGCATTAGGAAGGTTTACACATGCTC ACACTGCCCAGATTCAAGGCGTACTTTTACCAAGCGGTTGATGTTGGAAAAACATATTCAGTTGATGCATGGCATAAAAGACCCTGATGTAAAAGAAATGACTGAATCAACCAATATGGAAGAAAGGGAAGTAAAAGAAGATACAAAG GTTCCTAGTCCAAAGCGTAAATTGGAAGAACCTATACTGGAATTCAGGCCTCCACGAGGTGCAATCACACAACCATTGaagaagctaaaaataaatgtttttaaggtTCACAAGTGTGCTGTCTGTGGCTTTACAACAGAAAATCTTCTCCAGTTTCATGAACATATTCCTCAGCATAAATCTGATGGCTCTTCGTACCAATGCAGGGAATGTGGACTCTGCTACACATCTCACGTGTCTCTCTCCAGACATCTCTTCATTGTACATAAGCTGAAGGAGCCTCAGCCCGTATCAAAGCAAAATGGGTCTGGGGAAGATAATCAGCAAGAAAACAAGCCCAATCATGAGGACGAGTCATCTGACAGTACGGTATCAGACAGAAGATGCAAAGTGTGTGCAAAGACTTTCGAAACTGAAGCGGCCTTAAATACTCACATGAGAACACATGGCATGGCCTTCATTAAGTCAAAAAGAATGagttcagcagaaaaatga
- the ZNF532 gene encoding zinc finger protein 532 isoform X2 codes for MRRRCQLSALSTWEGGCGLCPGPLLTVAGAAWRETGARCCSPVWQLLGGKASPKSHPTARPVEDGACHIAGGSYGLCQCKDLLTIKYMTMGDMKTPDFDDLLAAFDIPDMVDPKAAIESGHDDHESHIKQNAHTDEDSHAPSSSDVGVSVIVKNVRTIDSSEGVDKDGHHSTGNGLHNGFLTSSALDSYSKDEGKSFKDDGSASETTLKDSAFNQFSPISSAEEFDDDEKIEVDDPPDKEEMRANFRANVLTGSVSQQEYDKLKALGGENLIKSGIPISSSIDKSKVAKRETETNSVNLSVYEPFKARKAEDKLLKDNSEKLIENRVLDGKLSTEKSETSLASISQSKAKSSAKLSSCIAAIAALSAKKAATDTSKDLQSNSGESSPLPKDMSESPRAMEKSPESQSLIDGAKKPSIKPPDSPRSVSSENSSKGSPSSPAGSTPAIPKVRIKTIKTSSGEIKRTVTRVLPEVDLDSCKKTEQSASMVTSMTSLLSSPTSAVLSSPPRAPLQSAVVTNAVASAELAPKQVTIKPVATAFLPVSAVKTAGSQVINLKLANNTTVKATVISAASVQSASSAIIKAANAIQQQTVVVPASSLASAKLVPKTVHLANLNLLPQGAQTTSELRQVLTKPQQQIKQAIISAAASQPSKKVSRVQVVSSLQSSVVEAFNKVLSSVNPVPVYIPNLSPPANAGITLPTRGYKCLECGDSFALEKSLTQHYDRRSVRIEVTCNHCTKNLVFYNKCSLLSHARGHKEKGVVMQCSHLILKPVPADQMIASPSSNTATSMLQSPVGVGTHAVTKIQSGITGTVISAPASTPIIPAMPLDEDPSKLCRHGLKCLECNEVFQDETSLATHFQQAADTSGQKTCNICQMLLPNQCSFASHQRIHQHKSPYTCPECGAICRSVHFQTHVTKNCLHYTRRVGFRIIYKCSMCDTVFTLQPLLYRHFDQHIENQKVSVFKCPDCSLLYAQKQLMMDHIKSMHGTLKSVEGPPNLGINLPLSTKPTNQNSTSHNKEDTKSVNGTEKLEKKSPSPIKKGEPKKVTSRGWTCWECDRFFTQRDVYISHMRKEHGKQMKKHPCRQCDKSFSSSHSLCRHNRIKHKGIRKVYTCSHCPDSRRTFTKRLMLEKHIQLMHGIKDPDVKEMTESTNMEEREVKEDTKVPSPKRKLEEPILEFRPPRGAITQPLKKLKINVFKVHKCAVCGFTTENLLQFHEHIPQHKSDGSSYQCRECGLCYTSHVSLSRHLFIVHKLKEPQPVSKQNGSGEDNQQENKPNHEDESSDSTVSDRRCKVCAKTFETEAALNTHMRTHGMAFIKSKRMSSAEK; via the exons ACTTGCTTACAATCAAATACATGACCATGGGGGATATGAAGACCCCAGATTTTGACGACCTTCTTGCAGCCTTTGACATACCAGACATGGTTGACCCAAAAGCAGCTATTGAATCTGGACATGATGACCATGAAAGccacataaaacaaaatgctcatACAGATGAAGATTCTCATGCACCATCATCATCTGATGTTGGTGTGAGTGTCATTGTGAAAAATGTACGTACAATTGATTCTTCTGAAGGAGTGGACAAGGATGGCCACCATTCCACAGGCAATGGCTTGCATAATGGCTTTCTAACATCATCAGCTCTCGATAGTTACAGTAAAGATGAAGGGAAGTCATTTAAAGATGATGGGTCAGCTTCTGAGACCACATTGAAGGATTCAGCTTTCAATCAGTTTAGCCCAATTTCAAGTGCTGAAGAATTTGATGATGATGAAAAAATTGAGGTGGATGACCCTCCAGATAAAGAAGAGATGCGTGCAAATTTCAGGGCAAATGTCTTGACAGGATCTGTATCTCAGCAGGAATATGACAAACTAAAAGCACTTGGGGGGGAGAACTTGATTAAATCTGGTATCCCAATTTCAAGCAGTATCGATAAAAGTAAGGTTGCTAAACGAGAGACAGAGACAAACTCTGTGAATTTAAGTGTTTATGAGCCTTTCAAAGCTCGGAAAGCAGAGGACAAATTGCTAAAAGACAATTCTGAGAAGCTTATTGAAAACAGGGTACTTGATGGAAAACTGAGCacagaaaaaagtgaaacaagTCTTGCTAGCATTTCACAGTCCAAAGCAAAGTCATCAGCAAAGCTTTCTTCGTGCATTGCTGCGATTGCAGCACTGAGCGCTAAAAAGGCAGCTACAGATACCAGTAAGGATTTACAGTCTAATTCAGGAGAGTCTTCTCCATTACCTAAAGACATGAGCGAAAGTCCCCGGGCTATGGAAAAATCACCTGAATCTCAGAGTCTTATTGATGGTGCTAAAAAGCCATCTATTAAGCCACCAGATAGTCCCAGGAGTGTATCAAGTGAAAACAGTAGCAAAGGGTCTCCATCTTCTCCTGCAGGGTCAACACCAGCAATTCCTAAAGTTCGCATAAAAACCATCAAGACTTCCTCTGGGGAGATAAAGAGAACTGTTACTAGAGTGTTGCCAGAAGTTGATTTGGACTCTTGTAAAAAGACAGAACAGAGTGCTTCTATGGTAACTTCCATGACATCTCTCCTGTCCTCTCCAActtctgctgttctttcttctcctcctagAGCTCCTCTCCAGTCCGCAGTTGTCACCAATGCAGTTGCATCTGCAGAACTTGCACCAAAGCAGGTCACTATCAAACCTGTGGCTACTGCCTTTCTCCCAGTTTCAGCAGTTAAAACAGCAGGTTCACAAGTTATTAATTTGAAGCTTGCTAACAATACTACAGTGAAAGCCACTGTAATATCTGCGGCTTCAGTGCAGAGTGCCAGTAGCGCCATTATAAAAGCTGCCAATGCTATACAGCAGCAGACTGTTGTGGTGCCAGCATCAAGCCTTGCCAGTGCTAAACTTGTGCCAAAGACAGTCCATCTTGCCAACCTTAATCTTCTGCCTCAAGGTGCTCAAACCACCTCTGAACTCCGCCAAGTGCTAACAAAACCTCAGCAGCAAATAAAGCAGGCaataatttctgcagcagcctcacAGCCTTCTAAAAAGGTGTCTCGAGTCCAGGTGGTGTCATCTCTGCAGAGTTCTGTAGTGGAAGCATTCAACAAGGTGCTGAGTAGTGTCAATCCTGTCCCAGTTTACATCCCAAACCTTAGTCCCCCCGCCAATGCCGGAATAACGTTACCAACACGAGGTTACAAGTGTTTGGAGTGTGGCGACTCATTTGCTCTTGAGAAGAGCCTGACACAGCATTATGACAGGAGGAGCGTACGAATTGAAGTGACATGTAATCATTGTACAAAGAATTTAGTTTTCTACAACAAATGCAGTCTTCTTTCCCATGCTCGTGGACACAAGGAAAAAGGAGTTGTAATGCAGTGTTCCcatctgattttaaaaccaGTCCCAGCAGATCAAATGATAGCATCTCCTTCAAGCAATACTGCTACATCTATGCTTCAAAGCCCTGTGGGAGTTGGCACGCATGCTGTAACAAAGATACAGTCTGGCATAACGGGGACAGTAATATCAGCTCCAGCAAGTACTCCCATCATTCCAGCTATGCCACTAGACGAAGATCCATCAAAACTCTGTAGACATGGTCTAAAGTGTTTGGAGTGTAATGAAGTTTTCCAAGATGAGACATCTCTTGCTACACAtttccagcaggctgcagacaCAAGTGGACAA AAGACATGCAATATCTGCCAGATGCTGCTTCCTAACCAGTGCAGTTTTGCATCACACCAGAGAATTCATCAGCATAAATCTCCATACACGTGTCCTGAATGTGGAGCAATCTGCAGATCTGTCCACTTCCAGACTCATGTTACTAAGAACTGCCTGCATTATACCCGAAGAGTTGGTTTTCG AATAATATATAAATGCTCTATGTGTGACACTGTGTTTACTCTACAACCTTTGCTCTATCGCCACTTTGATCAGCATATTGAAAACCAGAAGGTGTCTGTTTTCAAGTGTCCAGACTGCTCTCTTCTGTATGCACAGAAGCAGCTTATGATGGATCACATCAAG tCAATGCATGGAACTTTGAAAAGTGTGGAAGGGCCACCAAACCTGGGGATAAATTTGCCTCTCAGTACGAAACCTACAAATCAGAACTCAACCAGTCACAACAAAGAGGACACAAAATCTGTCAACGGAACAGAAAAGTTAGAGAAGAAATCTCCTTCTCCTATAAAGAAGGGAGAGCCTAAAAAAGTCACTAGTCGTGGCTGGACATGTTGGGAATGTGATAggttcttcactcagagggatGTTTACATTTCCCACATGAGGAAAGAACATGGAAAG caaatgaagaaacacCCTTGTCGACAGTGTGACAAATCTTTCAGTTCATCCCATAGTTTATGTCGTCACAATCGTATCAAGCACAAAGGCATTAGGAAGGTTTACACATGCTC ACACTGCCCAGATTCAAGGCGTACTTTTACCAAGCGGTTGATGTTGGAAAAACATATTCAGTTGATGCATGGCATAAAAGACCCTGATGTAAAAGAAATGACTGAATCAACCAATATGGAAGAAAGGGAAGTAAAAGAAGATACAAAG GTTCCTAGTCCAAAGCGTAAATTGGAAGAACCTATACTGGAATTCAGGCCTCCACGAGGTGCAATCACACAACCATTGaagaagctaaaaataaatgtttttaaggtTCACAAGTGTGCTGTCTGTGGCTTTACAACAGAAAATCTTCTCCAGTTTCATGAACATATTCCTCAGCATAAATCTGATGGCTCTTCGTACCAATGCAGGGAATGTGGACTCTGCTACACATCTCACGTGTCTCTCTCCAGACATCTCTTCATTGTACATAAGCTGAAGGAGCCTCAGCCCGTATCAAAGCAAAATGGGTCTGGGGAAGATAATCAGCAAGAAAACAAGCCCAATCATGAGGACGAGTCATCTGACAGTACGGTATCAGACAGAAGATGCAAAGTGTGTGCAAAGACTTTCGAAACTGAAGCGGCCTTAAATACTCACATGAGAACACATGGCATGGCCTTCATTAAGTCAAAAAGAATGagttcagcagaaaaatga